The sequence below is a genomic window from Blastococcus sp. Marseille-P5729.
TGCCGGTGCTGCTGATGAGCATCGATTTGACCGTGCTCGCGGTCGCGATCCCCGAGCTGAGCGAAGACCTCGCCCCGACCGGCACGCAGTTGCTGTGGATCGTGGACATCTACGGGTTCTTCCTCGCCGCACTGCTCGTGCTCATGGGCAACATCGGCGACCGGATCGGCAGGCGCAGACTCCTGCTGATCGGTGCGGTCGCGTTCGGGGCGGCCTCGATGCTGGCCGCGTTCGCCTGGTCACCCGAGGTGCTGATCGCCGCCCGCGCCCTGCTCGGCATCGGCGGAGCGACCTTGATGCCCTCCACGCTGGCCTTGATCCGCAACATCTTCACCGACCCCGCCCAGCGGCGTCGTGCGGTCTCGGTCTGGGTCGCGGCGTTCGCCGGTGGTGCGGGCCTGGGCCCGGTGGTCGGCGGGTTCCTGCTGGAGCACTTCTGGTGGGGATCGGTGTTCCTGATCAACGTGCCGGTGATGATCGCCCTGCTGATCGCGGCCCCGCCGCTCGTGCCCGAGTTCCGCAACCCCGCCCCCGGACGGTTCGACCTGCTCTCCGCCGGCCTGCTGATGGCCGCGATGCTCACCGGCGTCTACGGCCTCAAAGACGCCGCCGCACACGGATGGGGCATCACTCCCGCCCTCTGGGTCACGGCAAGTCTCGCGCTGGCGGTGGTGTTCGTGCTCCGGCAACGCCGCCTGTCCGATCCGCTCATCGACATCGCCCTGTTCCGGTCGCTGCCGTTCAGCACCGCGGTGATCGCGAACGTCGCCGGGGTGTTCGCGCTCACCGCGCTGCTGTACTACCTGCCCCAGTACCTCCAGCTCGTCCTCGGCCACTCGCCCCTGACCGCCGGACTCTGGGCGCTGCCGATCGCGGCCGGTGCGATCCTCGGCTCGCTGATCGCAGCGACCCTGGCCCGCGTGATCGGGGCCGGGTGGCTCATCGGCGGCGGCCTCATCCTCGCCGCCGGCGGATACCTCACGCTCACCGCCCTCGGCCTGGACGGCATCGCCTGGATCGCCTTCACCGGCGGAGCGCTCGTCGGGGCCGGCATCGGGATCGCCGACACCCTCTCCAACGACGTCATCGTCGGCACCGCCCCACCCGAGAAGGCCGGAGCCGCAGCCGGCATCAGCGAGACCGCCTACGAGCTCGGCGGCGCGCTCGGCACCGCGACCCTCGGAGCCCTCGGCACCAGCATCTACCGCACCCAGGTCACCGACGCCCTCCCCGCCGACACCCCACCCGACATCGCCGACGCGGTGACCGAAACCCTCGGCGCTGCGGTCGCCACCGCCCAACAACTACCCGAGGACCGCGCCGCAATGCTGCTCGACCTCGTCCGCCCCGCCTTCACCGACGCGATGACCACCGCCTTCACCACCGCAGCCATCGTCCTCGCCACCATCGGCACCCTCGCCGCAACCGCACTGGCGAGACACCACACGCCCACGACCGGTACCGAGGCACCGGATGAGGCCACCCGATCCGACCTCTGAGCGGATACCATTGACTATCGACCATGCCGAAGGGGTCTGTCCGATGAACGGTGTTTCCGGCGTTCATCTCAGAGGTTCTCCGCGGCCGGCATGCGGTCGGCGAAGGTGACGGCGAAAGCGTTGAGCGCGGGCTTCCACCGCATGGTCCATCGTGCCTGGCCGGTGCCCTTGGGGTCCAGGCCCCTGGTGACCAGGTACAGGCACTTGAGGGCGGCCTGCTCGGTCGGAAAGTGCCCGCGCACGGTGACCGCGCGCCGGTACCTGGCGTGCAGGGACTCGAGGGCGTTGGTGGAGAACAGCACCCGGCGGATCTCCACGTCGTAGGCCAGGAAGGGGATGAACTCCTCCCACGCCGCTCTCCACATCTTGGGGATGGCCGGGTAGGGCTTGCCCCATTTCTCCTCCAGCTCCTCGAACGCCGCCCATGCTGCCTCGATCGAGGGTGCGGTGTAGATGCGGCGCAGGTCCTTGGCCAGCTGGTCCCAGTATTTCCGCGAGGCGTAGCGCAGCGTCGCCCGGATGAGGTGGATCACGCAGGCCTGCACGATCGCCTGGGGGAAGACGGCGTTCACGCTGTCGGGCAGTCCTTTGAGGCCGTCGCAGACGATGAAGAACACGTCGCGTACGCCGCGGTTCTTCAGGTCCGCCAGCACGTTCATCCAGAACTTCGCCGACTCACCACCTCCCTGCCCGGCCCACAGGCCCAGGACGTCTCGCCGGCCGTTCAGGTCGACGCCGATCGCGGCGTAGAAGGGTTGGTTGCCGACCTGCCCGTCGCGAACCTTGACGTAGATCGCGTCGATGAAGATGGCCGCGTACACCGGTTGCAGCGGCCGGGAGGACCAGGCGGCCATCTCCTCGAGCACCTTGTCCGTGATCCTCGAGACCGTGTCCTTGCTGATGGAGGCGCCGTACACCTCGTGGAAGTGCGCGCTGATCTCACCGGTCGTCAGGCCCTTGGCGAACAGGCTGATCGCGACCGCGTCCACGTCCGAGAGGCGCCGCTGTCGCTTCTTGACGATCACCGGCTCGAACGTGCCGGCCCGGTCCCGGGGGACCGCGATCGTCACCTCTCCGGCGGCGTCGGTCAGCACCGTCTTGGGTCGGGTGCCGTTGCGGATGTTGCCGTTCTCTGCGGTGGGTACCCGGTGCTTCTCGTGGCCGAGGTGCTCGGTCAGCTCCTCTTCCAGCGCTGTCTCCAGGACGGTGGCGGTGATTGATTTGAGCAGCCCGTCCGGGCCGGTCAGGTCCTCACCACGGGCCCGGGCGGCTTTGACCAGCTCCCGGACCGCAGCCTGCTCGGCCTCGCTGCGCGAGGTCGTCTTCTTCACCTTCTTCGGCATCGAGCTCACGCTCGTGATCTTCTCGGTCATCACATGACCTTCCCCGCCAGCTGAGCCGGCGTGTCAGGCCAGAAACACCGTTTGGCGGACAGTCCCTGCCGAAGAGGGGGGTGTCCCTATCAGGTTCGTCAAGCTGCCGGAGCTGAGGATTGTCTCGTTTCGTAGAGGGTGCCGTTCTTGAGCATGGCGTGGAGTACGTCGACTCTGCGCCGGGCGAGGCATATCAGGGCGGCGTTGTGCTTCTTCCCGGCGGCGCGTTTGCGGTCGTAGTAGACCCGGCTGGTCGGGTCAGAAAGAGATGCGAAAGCGGCCAGGAAGAACGCTCGCTTGAGTTGTTTGTTCCCGGCCCGGCTGGGGTGTTCCCCTCGGATCGACGTGCCCGATCTGCGGGTCACCGGCGCGAGCCCGGCGTAGGCCGCGAGGTGTCCGCTGGTGGGGAAGGCCGAGCCGTCACCGACCTCGAGGAGGATCCGTGCGCCGGTCCTGACTCCGATCCCCGGCATCGAGGTCAGGACCCGGGAAAGAGGGTGCGGATCGAGCATCTCCTCGATCTGTTTAGCCGCTTGTTCGCGTTGGTCGAGCAGCCCACCGAGGGTCACGGCGAGTTGTGGCAGCACGAGTTCGGCCGCCCGAGTGCCCGGCACGCTCACCGTCTGCTCGGTCAGCGCCTTCACCACCGCGTCGACGAGGCGTTCGTATGAGCGTGGCGCACGCACCTTCGTCGCGGCGATGAGTTGACGCCGGGTCGCCTTCGCGAGTCCCTGAGGTCCACCGAAGCGCTGCAGCAGCTCGAGCACCGCTCGGTGCTGGACCTTGGGACCCAGCACGCGTTCCAGCGCTGGATGGACCTGGGCGAGCAGGCCGCGGATGCGGTTACTGATCCGGGTGACCTCACCGGCCAGGTCATCATCGAACCCCACGATGACCTCTAGATCGGCGAGCGCTTCATCGCCAGCGTCAACGCGACGCAACGCGTGCGGCATCGGCCTGGCCGCCTCGGCGAGCACGCAGGCGTCCCGAGCATCGGTCTTCGCGTTGCCCGGATGCAGATCCGCGATCCGTCGCATCGCCAGCCCGGGCAAGTAGGCCACATCGACGCCCAGCGACCGCGCAACGGTCACCGCCAGCGCGCCGATCGACGCGGGCTGGTCTACCACCACCAGCACCCGGCCGCGCCCGCTGAGATCTTCCAGGATCTCGCCGATCCTTGCTTCGGACTGCGGCAGAGGCCCGTCGTGGACGCGCTTGCCATCCGGGCCCAGCCCGCAGGCGTGGTGCTCCTGCTTGCCGACGTCCAGACCAAGGAACACGGCATACTCAGGTCGCGGCATCGTTCATTCCTCTCCGCTCGTTGCAGGTGCTGGTCGCACGTCTGGCGAAGGAAGCCGGCACCCACGTTACGAAGAGACCTACCCAAGGGCGGCCCTGTCCCTATCAGCGGTCAGCCAACGCCACCAGAATCGGTGACAACACCCCCCGGATCATGCAAGAGACAGGGGCTTTGAGTCATGCCGACCCTGGCGACCAGAACCCCGCCGTACGGGGTCACGAAGAAGGTAACGGGTTCTTGCACGAGCCCGACCGCCGCCCGTTCTTCGAGGTGCCGCGTGATGAGCGCATCGCGATGTGGGAGAAGCTGTACGACGAGCCGGGCTTCGGCATCTGGCTGGCGAACTTCCGCGACATCTTCATGGACGAGGAGGCGAACGCCGAGATCAGCGCGTTCATCGCCGACAAGATCCGTTCTCGAGTGCACGACCCCGAGGTAGCCGAGCTGCTGATCCCAAAGGACCACGGGTTCGGCGTCCAACGGCTCCCGTTGGAGACCAACTATTTCGAGGCCTACAACCGCGACAACGTGCACCTGGTCTCGGTGCAGCACACCCCGATCGAGCGGATCACCGAGAGGGGGCTACGGACGACCGAGCGCGAGTACGAGCTCGACGTGATCCTCTACGCCACCGGGTTCGACGCGATCACCGGTGCGTTCGACCGGATCGACATCCGGGGCGTGGGCGGTCAGTCACTGCGCGAGCTCTGGGCCGACGGCCCGGTGACCAGCTACGGGCTGCAGGTGCCCGGGTTCCCGAATATGCTGATGCCCAACGGCCCGCAGAGCGCCTCTGCCACCACCAACTTTCCGCGGGGTATCGAGATCGGCGTCGACTGGTGCACCGACCTCCTGCAGTACGCCTGGGAGCGCGGGTACTCACGGGTGGAGGCCACGGCGGAGGCCGGAGAGGCGTGGACCCGGGAGGTCGAACAGCTCTACGGGATGATGCTGATGCGCAACGCCCAGGGCTGGTTCACCGGCTACAACTCGAACGTCCCGGGGCACGAGAAGGGCAAGATCCGCTACCTGGTCTACAACGGCGGTACGCCGAAGTTCCGCAAGCTCATCACCGCCGAGGCGGACGCTGGCTACCCCAGCGTCGTCTTCGCATAACGCAGGTCTTCGCCCGGCCTTTCTAGGCAAGCAGATCTCTGCTCAGGACGATCGATCGTGCGTCACGACGACTCCCTCGTCCGCCGCCGACACCAGGATCATGCCGTCACGGTCGGTACGCCGGACGGTCATCCCGAGCCGTTCGAGCTCGCTGATCGTGCTCGGAGCCGGATGGCCGTAGTCGTTGTCGGCGCCGACCGAGATCAGAGCCAGGCTCGCCCCGGTGGCGGCAAGAAATGAGTCGTCGCGGTTCTTGCTCCCGTGGTGCGGCACTTTCAGTACGTCCGCCTGCAGGCAACCGCACCCCGCCATCGACGCCATGAGCTCGACTTGCGCATCGCCGGTCACGAGGAGCCTCAGACCGCCCACGTCGATCCGGACTATCAGTGAGTTGTTGTTCGGATCGCTTGTCGTGCCGAGGATCGGGCGGGTAGGTCCAAGAACCTCGAGGACGACGTCCCCAGCGGAATAGCGTTGCCCGGTGCCTACCTCGTCGACCGGGATCGACTGGTCGAGGGCGATGCTTCTGATCGACTGTTCGACCGCCCCGCCGTCGTACGAGCCGATGACGACCCGTTCGACGTCACGCCGGCCGAGCACCGCAGGCACGCCGGCGACGTGGTCGTCGTGGAAGTGCGTCAGTAGCACCAGCGGCAGCCGTTCGACACCGAGCTCACGCAGGCAGCGGTCCAGCAGCGCAGGATCGGGCCCGGCATCGAGCAGGACGGCCGCATCAGGTCCCGCCCGTGCGAGGACTGCATCACCCTGTCCGACATCGCACGCCGCGATCACCCAGTTCGGCGACTGCCACCGATCGACTGCACACCGCACCGGCGTGGCCAGCACCAGGACGCCGACCGCCGCTGCCGCCAGCGACGTACGCGCCAGCGGACGCCGTCTCGTCAGCCACCAGGCGAGCGCCGCGACCAGGAGCACTCC
It includes:
- a CDS encoding MFS transporter gives rise to the protein MSAPVPVPQRAGARQWAALAALTVPVLLMSIDLTVLAVAIPELSEDLAPTGTQLLWIVDIYGFFLAALLVLMGNIGDRIGRRRLLLIGAVAFGAASMLAAFAWSPEVLIAARALLGIGGATLMPSTLALIRNIFTDPAQRRRAVSVWVAAFAGGAGLGPVVGGFLLEHFWWGSVFLINVPVMIALLIAAPPLVPEFRNPAPGRFDLLSAGLLMAAMLTGVYGLKDAAAHGWGITPALWVTASLALAVVFVLRQRRLSDPLIDIALFRSLPFSTAVIANVAGVFALTALLYYLPQYLQLVLGHSPLTAGLWALPIAAGAILGSLIAATLARVIGAGWLIGGGLILAAGGYLTLTALGLDGIAWIAFTGGALVGAGIGIADTLSNDVIVGTAPPEKAGAAAGISETAYELGGALGTATLGALGTSIYRTQVTDALPADTPPDIADAVTETLGAAVATAQQLPEDRAAMLLDLVRPAFTDAMTTAFTTAAIVLATIGTLAATALARHHTPTTGTEAPDEATRSDL
- a CDS encoding IS256 family transposase yields the protein MPKKVKKTTSRSEAEQAAVRELVKAARARGEDLTGPDGLLKSITATVLETALEEELTEHLGHEKHRVPTAENGNIRNGTRPKTVLTDAAGEVTIAVPRDRAGTFEPVIVKKRQRRLSDVDAVAISLFAKGLTTGEISAHFHEVYGASISKDTVSRITDKVLEEMAAWSSRPLQPVYAAIFIDAIYVKVRDGQVGNQPFYAAIGVDLNGRRDVLGLWAGQGGGESAKFWMNVLADLKNRGVRDVFFIVCDGLKGLPDSVNAVFPQAIVQACVIHLIRATLRYASRKYWDQLAKDLRRIYTAPSIEAAWAAFEELEEKWGKPYPAIPKMWRAAWEEFIPFLAYDVEIRRVLFSTNALESLHARYRRAVTVRGHFPTEQAALKCLYLVTRGLDPKGTGQARWTMRWKPALNAFAVTFADRMPAAENL
- a CDS encoding IS110 family transposase; translation: MPRPEYAVFLGLDVGKQEHHACGLGPDGKRVHDGPLPQSEARIGEILEDLSGRGRVLVVVDQPASIGALAVTVARSLGVDVAYLPGLAMRRIADLHPGNAKTDARDACVLAEAARPMPHALRRVDAGDEALADLEVIVGFDDDLAGEVTRISNRIRGLLAQVHPALERVLGPKVQHRAVLELLQRFGGPQGLAKATRRQLIAATKVRAPRSYERLVDAVVKALTEQTVSVPGTRAAELVLPQLAVTLGGLLDQREQAAKQIEEMLDPHPLSRVLTSMPGIGVRTGARILLEVGDGSAFPTSGHLAAYAGLAPVTRRSGTSIRGEHPSRAGNKQLKRAFFLAAFASLSDPTSRVYYDRKRAAGKKHNAALICLARRRVDVLHAMLKNGTLYETRQSSAPAA